A genomic window from Astatotilapia calliptera chromosome 12, fAstCal1.2, whole genome shotgun sequence includes:
- the LOC113033477 gene encoding uncharacterized protein LOC113033477 isoform X2 produces MENRHSSETHFLNITHPFVQPLQPSTPSPVVSQPVPRQLLQATNTRMFVRVLTLLEDIKDTQRVHSRMLQSLLTQRDGPVAAVLPEGAVFPIRTVADVAALEQKLADPVFLKEVVSVVAEIRGSTVDEATRRMMAFIMDNALSRQYNFVGCHGKREFRGLKVFEVLYGPMDW; encoded by the exons ATGGAGAATAGACATTCAAGTGAAACTCACTTCCTGAACATCACTCATCCATTTGTTCAGCCGCTACAACCCTCAACTCCTTCACCTGTGGTTTCACAACCAGTTCCAAGACAACTTCTACAAGCCACCAATACGAGAATGTTTGTACGTGTTCTAACCCTCCTGGAAGACATTAAGGACACTCAGAGGGTCCACAGTCGAATGCTACAGTCTCTCCTTACACAACGTGATGGACCAGTTGCTGCAGTATTACCCGAGGGTGCTGTATTTCCCATCCGGACAGTAGCAGATGTGGCAGCACTGGAGCAAAAACTGGCAGACCCTGTCTTCCTAAAAGAAGTG GTTTCTGTTGTGGCAGAGATCAGAGGGAGCACTGTTGATGAAGCCACAAGAAGAATGATGGCcttcattatggacaatgctctTTCCAGGCAATATAACTTCGTTGGGTGCCATGGAAAGCGGGAATTTCGAGGGCTTAAAGTTTTTGAAGTGCTATATG
- the LOC113033477 gene encoding uncharacterized protein LOC113033477 isoform X1, translated as MCLDYYLFVCVCLLYFVCLFVLRPVIPSSSDEDWDNTAEQPETSPPSAMENRHSSETHFLNITHPFVQPLQPSTPSPVVSQPVPRQLLQATNTRMFVRVLTLLEDIKDTQRVHSRMLQSLLTQRDGPVAAVLPEGAVFPIRTVADVAALEQKLADPVFLKEVVSVVAEIRGSTVDEATRRMMAFIMDNALSRQYNFVGCHGKREFRGLKVFEVLYGPMDW; from the exons ATGTGTttggattattatttatttgtgtgtgtatgtttgttgtattttgtttgtttgtttgttttaaggccAGTGATCCCGTCGAGCTCTGATGAGGATTGGGACAACACTGCGGAACAGCCAGAGACCTCACCACCATCAGCAATGGAGAATAGACATTCAAGTGAAACTCACTTCCTGAACATCACTCATCCATTTGTTCAGCCGCTACAACCCTCAACTCCTTCACCTGTGGTTTCACAACCAGTTCCAAGACAACTTCTACAAGCCACCAATACGAGAATGTTTGTACGTGTTCTAACCCTCCTGGAAGACATTAAGGACACTCAGAGGGTCCACAGTCGAATGCTACAGTCTCTCCTTACACAACGTGATGGACCAGTTGCTGCAGTATTACCCGAGGGTGCTGTATTTCCCATCCGGACAGTAGCAGATGTGGCAGCACTGGAGCAAAAACTGGCAGACCCTGTCTTCCTAAAAGAAGTG GTTTCTGTTGTGGCAGAGATCAGAGGGAGCACTGTTGATGAAGCCACAAGAAGAATGATGGCcttcattatggacaatgctctTTCCAGGCAATATAACTTCGTTGGGTGCCATGGAAAGCGGGAATTTCGAGGGCTTAAAGTTTTTGAAGTGCTATATG